In Marinobacter salinisoli, the DNA window TACAAATCAATCACGGCTCTCTCCTGTGTGATTGGTGACAAACCGCCATTCAGACCCGGGCGGATGGGCGTTCCTTGATCCGGTCAAACCAGGCCTGCAGGTTGGCCTGTTCGGGCTTGATGCGAATCTTGATCACCCGGGCAAACGCCACCGTGGTGAAGGCATTGATATCTGCGGCGGTAAACCGGTTGAAACAAATGTAGTCCTTGCCGTCCAGGTGCTGGTCCAGAAACGTCATGAACTTCTCAACCTGCTGCACACACTCTGCCCCCCACTCTTTAACGGGATTCATCCGGTCCTTGAAGTAACCGGTGCCGTGCTGGAAGCCCATGCCGGTGGGCAGGAAAAAGAACAGTTCGATCCAGCGCAGCCACTGTTCCAGTTGTGCCTTTTCCAGCGGGGTTTCGCCCAGCAGC includes these proteins:
- a CDS encoding glutathione S-transferase family protein, translating into MKIFETSTAPNPRRVRMFMAEKGLLDEAEFVQIDIEKGENLTPEFVARNPMKKVPVMELDDGTCIAETMAICRYFEEAYPDAPKLLGETPLEKAQLEQWLRWIELFFFLPTGMGFQHGTGYFKDRMNPVKEWGAECVQQVEKFMTFLDQHLDGKDYICFNRFTAADINAFTTVAFARVIKIRIKPEQANLQAWFDRIKERPSARV